A part of Streptomyces sp. NBC_01497 genomic DNA contains:
- a CDS encoding ribonuclease domain-containing protein, producing the protein MRIPPRIATLGGVAALASSLLLGGASASAAATPQAPVTYAFVASVGSVCYANLPAQAHDTQGLIDRGGPFPYKQDGEVFRNDEQLLPSQSQGYYHEYTVITPGSADRGARRIIAGRTDEEYYTSDHYASFNKINFSC; encoded by the coding sequence ATGCGCATACCCCCACGTATAGCCACCCTCGGTGGCGTCGCAGCCCTGGCGTCCTCCCTCCTGCTCGGTGGCGCCTCGGCGTCCGCCGCGGCGACGCCGCAGGCACCCGTCACGTACGCCTTTGTCGCCTCCGTCGGCAGTGTCTGCTACGCGAACCTGCCGGCCCAGGCCCACGACACCCAGGGCCTGATCGACCGGGGCGGCCCCTTCCCCTACAAGCAGGACGGTGAAGTGTTCCGCAACGACGAGCAACTGCTGCCCAGTCAGTCGCAGGGCTATTACCACGAGTACACCGTCATCACTCCGGGATCCGCCGACCGCGGGGCGCGCCGCATCATCGCCGGGCGCACCGACGAGGAGTACTACACCTCTGACCACTACGCGTCGTTCAACAAGATCAACTTCTCCTGCTGA
- a CDS encoding barstar family protein: protein MTVTYVIDGAEVTGLDAFWRVLGAAVNGPGGYFGTNLDAFADCLRGGYGTPDDGDFAFLWRDHRRSREALGHAATVHTLERRLARAHPTNRAALQARLADARAGRGPTDFDDLVAVFEREAPGALALA, encoded by the coding sequence ATGACAGTCACCTACGTGATCGACGGGGCGGAGGTCACCGGCCTCGACGCCTTCTGGCGGGTGCTCGGCGCGGCGGTCAACGGCCCCGGCGGGTACTTCGGCACGAACCTCGACGCGTTCGCGGACTGCCTGCGCGGCGGCTACGGCACCCCTGACGACGGGGACTTCGCCTTCCTGTGGCGTGACCACCGGCGCTCCCGCGAGGCACTCGGTCATGCCGCGACCGTACACACCCTCGAACGCCGGCTGGCCCGCGCGCACCCCACCAACCGGGCGGCCCTTCAGGCCCGGCTCGCCGATGCGCGGGCCGGACGCGGCCCCACCGACTTCGACGACCTCGTCGCCGTCTTCGAACGAGAGGCGCCGGGCGCACTCGCGCTGGCATGA